ATGCAAGTCGCATTTCAAGCTATTTTTGGACAAGGACTCTGGATTATCGTGGGCTCGCTCACCGCCTTTTTAGTGGGCCAAATTGTAGATGTAATCGTTTTTCAACGCATCAAAAGAGCAACCGGAGAAAGCCGCATCTGGATGAGAGCAACGGGCTCTACCCTGGTCTCTCAACTTATTGATAGCTTTGTGGTCCTTTATATCGCTTTTGGCCTAGGCGCCGATTGGACCTTTGACCGCATCATTGCTGTAGGAACCGTTAATTATATTTATAAATTTACTGTGGCCATCCTCCTAACGCCTTTGCTTTATTGGATGCACCACATTATTGATAACTATTTGGGCAAGAAATTAGCTGATGAACTTAAAGACACAGCACTTATCCCAGTCAAGGAATCATCTTCAAAAGAAGGAGAGTAGTCTCCATCAATAACCGATCATCAATCTTATGCAGAAAAAACAGCTATGGGCGATCTTGCTCTTGGTATTTGCTTTGGCCGCTTGTACTGGCGGTAAAAAAGCAGGTAATTCACTTTATGAAAAGTCAAGCAAAACTCCAGAGGAGATCTCCAAAATATTTAACAAATTTGACCGCCTAAAATCACAGCTAGTAGGCCACTTTAGTAATCGTCAACAACTTTTAGAAGAAAATAGCGCCGAACCCCCCCAAGAGTTTGTGGTGGTTCCCATTTTCCAATATGACCGCCCAGGAGAGTTTTGGGTCTATCTCGAACTATTTTCTCCCGATATGAAAGAAAGCCCACTCGATCAACGCATCGAACAGTATGTGCAAATTGATCGCGATAGCTTTCGCCAAGAGGTGTATTACCTCAAAGAACCCGAAAAGTATATCAATGCCTGGAAAAAAAGCAAGTTCCCTAAACTCGATATCCGTAAGGACCTGATTAAGAACCCCGCCTGCGACCTGACAATCATTCATCAGGAACACAAAAAAGGAAGCTTCAAAACCCTAATGCCCGATGAGGTAACCTGCGAAATGCTTACTTCTACTACGGCCGCCCGCTATGTCGACCTCATGTATGAAACTACCGATGAGGGCTATACTATGTGGTTTACTTTCTATGATAAGAATAAACAAAAACTCAAGGCTACAGAAGGCCCCGGCCTGTCTTTCCTCCGCCTCAATCCTGGCGATGAAGGGTATATAAAAGTAGGGAAGAATTAGTCTAAATAATTTGAAAGTCTAATTGTTTTTGCTTATTATTAAATGAGCATTCAAAAGATACAAAGGCCTCGCTCTGCGAGGCCTTTGCTATTTCTGCCCTCCCACATTTTATGTATGAAGTCTTGCTAGCCCTTTTGTCTAAAGAGAAATTTACTGGCAGAATAATGCGAGTAAAGAGCACCCCCTTTAGCTCATTTTCTCGTTAAACAAATAGAATGTATTCCCCCGTTCCCTCCTCTAAAGAAGCACTTACTTTTTTAGAGAGATATAGAAATAATTAGCATGAACTATCAACAAATTTATGAGCAGCTCCCTACGCCTGCAATTATCCTATCCGAAGACCTTCGGATAGCGGTAGTAAATCAAGCTGCTACAGAATTATTAAAGCAGGAGGCAAGCCAACTCATTGGTGAGTATAGCAGCATCTGCCTGCCTTTTGTGCCGCAGGCCCTACAAGCTTACCGCAAAGGAGAACGGCAAGCAAAAGTCTATGAGCTTTATGGCTTATTTGAAGGCGTATCTCATTTGCGCGTCCATATTCAAGAACTGAAAAATGAAGCAGAAACTAAACGCTATCTGCTTTTCCTCGAAGACCAAAGCGAACAGGCCCAAATGCAAGCCGGCTCTCAAGCCCTGCAATTGACTATCGACAAGTCTTTTGGCCGTATTGAGTTTGACCCTCTCGGAAATATCCTCTATCTCAATGATAATTTTGCCCAACTCATGGGCTTCAACTCGGCCCAAGAGGTCATCGGTAAACATCACTCTATTTTTGTGAGCGATAGCTACAAAAAATCTATAGCGTATCAACAGTTTTGGCAGTCTTTGGCCCTAGGCCAAACCCAAGAAGGGGAGTTTAAACGCCAAAATATCAAGGGCGAAGATGTCTGGATCCAAGCCGCTTATACCCCAGTCAAAAACCAAGAGGGAAAGGTGAGCAAGATTGTTAAAATTGCCCTAGATATCACAAAACAAAAAGCTATTTCACTCAATGCAGAGGCCCTCCGAGAAACTATAGATAGCTCTTTTGGCCGAATTGAGTTTGATCCAAATGGAAATATCCTAGATGTTAATGATAATTTTGTCCAATTGATGGGCTTCCATCATAAACGAGAGTTACTCGGCCATCATCATTCTATGCTGGTGGATCCCGACTACCGAAATAGTGATAAATATCAGCAGTTTTGGGCCGACCTCTCTATGGGCCAAAAACAAGAAGGGGAGTTCCGCCGCATCTCTAAAACAGGAAAAGATATTTTTATCCTAGCGGCCTATACTCCCGTAGAAGATGAATCGGGCCGAGTGACTAAGGTGGTCAAAATAGCTAATGATATTAGCCGCCAAAAAGAGGTGGTCCTAGAAGTCAATCGTGTGGTGGCCGCCGCAGGCCAAGAAGGTAATCTGGGCGCTCGACTCAAGCTAGAAAATGCAAGTGGCGACTGGCTAATGCTGGTCGATTCTGTCAATATGCTGCTCGAATCAGTCTCTACACCCATTGGCCAACTCGGCAAAATTATCGACCAATTGGCAGAGGGCGACCTCACTGGCCAATTCGATATAGAAGCTCAAGGCGATATCCGCAATCTTAGCGAAGGAATCAACCAAGCTATCCTTAGCCTCAATGGCCTGCTCACAAATACGGCCCAAATTGCCGATCTGCTGGCTACTGCCTCAGAAGAAATGCTGACCAAGGGCGAGGAAATGCAAAGTACAACCAAAGAAGCCGCTTCCGCAACTCAACAAATGGCCCAAGGAGCCCAACAACAGGCCCAACAAACCGATGAGGCCAGCAAGCAAATGGATGAGCTGCTCAAGGCCGCTAACCTGATGAAACAAAAGGCCGAGCTGATTAACCAAGCCGCTCATAAGGGCCAAAGTTCTTCCTCAGAAGGCCTAGCTACCCTCAAATTGATGGTCGATAATATGGAGTCGATCCGCCAATCTGCCCAAAGTACAGCCCAGTCTATTTCGGTGCTCTCCAACCGCTCCGAGGAAATTGCAAGCACGCTCAGCATTATTACGGATATCGCCTCGCAAACCAATTTACTGGCCCTAAATGCCGCTATCGAAGCCGCTAGAGCCGGTGAAGCCGGCCGAGGTTTTGCCGTGGTCGCCGAGGAAATTCGCAAACTGGCCGAGGGCTCCCGCCGCTCTGCCGTCAATATCGAACGCATTATCCGAGAGGTCCAAAAGGATATCTATGCCGCCAGCCGAGCTATCGAGCTGATGGAGGAAAATGTGAAGTCGGGCGGAGAAGCTTCTAAGGAGGCCGAAGAGGTGTTTAAGGATATTCAAGAGTCTAATAACCAAACGTTTAGCCTCTCGGAAAGTATCGTCTATTCTAGCAATCAACAAAAGGAGGCTATTGATGCTACAGTCCGAAATATCGAGAAAATTGTCGTGGTCGCCGAGGAAACCGCCTACGGTACCGAACAGGTCGCCAATTCTACCCGAGTGCTCAGCCAAGGGATGAATGAGGTTTCAGCAACCAGTAAGGACCTGGCCGAAGTGGCTACCCAACTCCAAGAGAATATTCTGAAGTTTAAATTGAGATAATATGCCCAAAGAGGAAAATCAACAGGCCTATATCTCGCTGGATGAACTGCAACAGGCCGCCCAAGAGGAACGCAAAAAAATGAGCGACACAACCGAAGGTCCGCAAATCCAATTGGTGAGCTTTGAGCTTGGAGAAACGACCTACGCCCTCCCCATTTCGGCCGCTAAAGAAGTGCTGCCCTGCCCCCCTATGGCCAAAATTCCCAAGGCGCAGGCCCATATCCAAGGGGTGGTCAATGTCCGTGGAGAGATCCTTGCAGCCATCAATATCTTTAACTTGCTCGACCAAAAAATAGGGGCCGAACAAAAGGCGGACTTCTTTCTGGTCCTCCAACAAAAGGATAAAAAACAAGGCCTACTCATCCCCAAACTGCCCGAAACCCTCAAGGTGAATCTCCAAGATCTCCAAAAAGCGGATGGGCTCTTCCAAAATAATCCCTATATCAAGGCCCTTTTTCAAACCCCAAAAGGAATTGCGGTGCTTCTAGATATTGATAAAATTTAAGCTGCTGTTTTGGGGCCTCTGCAGCAAGGCTGCAGCGGTTACTCCCTTCGGTCGTCGAACTGCAAACTAAAGTTCTTGTTGTCGTTTATTCCCCTTGGTCATCGAACTGGCGCCCCTATAGGGGCTGGTTGTCGCAGCTCGCTGCTGTTTTGGGGCCTCCCGCCTTCGGCGGGCGCTACGTTTCGCAGCTCGCTATTCGCTCGGCCCTGCGCCAGCAAGCTGGCTGGGTCTGGCCCTGCGGGCCACTGCTGCACATCGCTAGGCCAATACAAAGGGCCTTTGGCCAAAAAACTCGCCAAGGCTCGCCAAAAAATAAAGGGCTAGGCCCTAAGTTCATTTTTAATTATCCACCCTCCTCAAAAATCCATTATGAAAAAGAAAGTCTTAATTGTAGACGATTCGCTCTATATGCGTAGCCTGATCCTCAAGTCTTTTCAGGCCGCAGAAGAAGAATATGAAGTGGTTGGCCAAGCCGCCAATGGCGAACAAGCTATTGATTTGGCCATGCTCCTAGAACCCGACCTCATTACCCTAGATAATATTCTACCCGATATGATCGGTAGCGATATTCTAGAGGTTTTCCAAGCCGAAGAACTAAACGCCAAAGTCATTATGATTAGCGCCGTAGGCCAAGAGTCTGTTATTCAAGATTGCCTAAAATTGGGGGCCTCCGCCTATTTGGTCAAACCCTTTACCCCAGAAGAATTACTAGAGATTGCAAATAAATGCCTCAATGACCAAACTACCGAATAAGCCCAAACGCATCCTTTTGGCCGAAGATTCGGCTGTGATGCGCCAGCTGATTCGTTCTTGGTTGGGCACTAATCGAGGCTATGATATTGTGGGCCAAGCCAGAGATGGTAAGGAGGCCGCAGAAATGGCCGCCAAATTTCAACCTGATTTGGTCCTGATGGACCTTTTTATGGGCGATTACGACGGCCTTTATGGGGTAGAGCAAATTATGAAATCAAACTGCCCTTGTCCCATTTTGTTGCTCTCTGCAGCTAGCCAAGGCGAAGAGCTTTTGCTCAAAGCCTTGGCCGCTGGGGCCACCGATGTACTGGCCAAGCCCTCTTTGCGCAATGGCAATTTGCAGCATTTTGGTCTAGAGTTGGACCAAAAAATTAAGGCGGCCCTAGCCACTAATTTGGCCCAAAAACCACAGGCTTTTGCTAGCCAAGCCAAACACTCTTTTTCAACAGATTTGCCCTACGAAATGCTATTGTTGGGCGCTTCTACTGGCGGTCCCGCCACCCTAGAGTTTATTTTGGCCCAATTGCCCGAAAATTGGCCGCTGCCTATTGTTATTGCCCAGCATATGCCGCAGGCCTTTTTGCCCGCTTTTGCCCGCCGCCTACAAAAGTTGTCGAAACTAAAGGTGAGTCTGGCCCAAAATGGAGAACGTCCAAAACCCAATCAGGTCTATTTGGCCCCTGGAGATCATCATTTGCTCTTGCAGGGAACTCCTAATGACTACCTTTTTGCTTGGAGCCAAAGAAGACATCCCTCCTATAATTACCCCTCTGTCGATGCCCTTTTTGAGTCGGCTGCAGAGGTGATCGGAAAAACTCTTTTGGGGGTTTTGCTTACGGGAATGGGGTCCGATGGGGCCAAAGGCTTATTGGCCATTAAGGAGGCTGGCGGCTTTACGATCAACCAAGATGAAGCTAGCTCTAGCATTTATGGAATGCCCCGAGCCGCCCAACGAATAGGCGCCAGCCGAAGGGAGTTGTCTCTCTCGGCTATTCCGCCCTTTTTGGTCCAATTACTAGATATGGAGTAGGCGGCAAAGCCGCCCTGGCCGCAGGCCAAACGGCCTAGCGATGTGCAGCAGTGGCCATTAGGCCAGACCCAGCCGCAGCAGGCGGCGCAGGGCCGAGCGAACAGCGAGCTGCGAAACGTAGCGCCTGCCGAAGGCGGGAGGCCCCAAAACAGCAGCGAGCTGCGGAACGACAACAAGGCCTTTAGGCCGCAGTTCGACGACCGAAGGGAGTAACCGCCCGCCGAGGCGGGAGGCCCCAAAAAAACAGTTAAACTCAGTAAAAGCAAAACAGTTGGAAACAGGAGATGAGTACAAGGCGATATTTTTAGCAGAAGCAGAACAGCAGCAGGCGGAACTAGAAGCCTTGTTTTTGCAGCTAGAAGCTAGTCCCGAGCGCAAAGACCTCTGGGCCCCTATTTTTAGGTTGACGCACACCCTAAAGGGGAATGCTATGGGCCTAGGTTATGAGGGCATTGCGGCGGTGAGTCATCTTTTGGAAGATTATTTTAAGGCTTTACAGGCTGGAGAATTTCCGCTTTGGCCCGATGATATTGCGCTTTTTTTGCGAAGCAGTGACCTACTTTCTGATTTAATTGCGGCCATTCGGACGGAAGAAAAACTGGCCTATAAAGGCTTTAGCACCAAGCTAAAAGTAGCCTTGCGAAAGGCTAAAAAGCGGGGAAATAGGGTGGAGGTGCTGCCTACCTCTGAAGAAAAAGAAGCGCCTAAAGAGCCCGCCGAAAACCTATCGGCTCCTCGAGATATTCGGCTTTCGGACCATTTGAAAGTGCCCATAGAACGGCTAACGCAGCTGCTCAATTTGGTGGGAGAGCTCAGTATAGAAAAGGACCGATTGATGTTGGAAGATCAGCAGGAAAAAGGCAATGATTATCGCTTTTTGACCTTACATCGGCTGAGTACAGAGCTGCAATACCAGATTATGCAATTGCGGATGTCTGAGTTGCAGTTGCTCTTTGCCAAATATCCGAGAATCTTGAGTGATTTGTGTCGACAAACGGGCAAAAAGGCCCGCTTAGAGATTCGGGGAGGACAGACGGAGATTGACCGCAACCTTTTGCCCGTTATTGCCGATGCCTTACAACATTTGTTGCGCAATGCGATGAGTCATGGCATAGAAAAGCCAGCGGAACGCCTATTGGCGGGCAAAGAGGAAGTAGGGACATTATTGTTGCAGGCAAGGACCAATAAGGACCAGGTTGTTATTGAGTTGACTGATGATGGAGCGGGCGTAGACCGTAAAAAAATTGAGCAAAAACTCATTGAATTAGGTTGGCTAACTGCGGCCCAGCTAGCCAAATTGAGTGATGAAGAATGCTTTGAGTACCTCTTTAAATCGGGTTTTTCTTCGGCCAGTGAATTGACCGATTTGGCGGGTAGGGGGGTGGGCCTAGATGCGGTTCGGAATGCCCTACAATCTTTGGGGGGCAAACTGAGTTTGTCCACTGTTTTAGGTAAAGGAAGTACCTTTTGTTTGCAAATGCCTTACTCTATGGCCATGCGCACCGTGCTCCTTTTTGAGCAAGATGGACAAAGCTTTGCCCTGCCTATTGATATGGCGGATTTGGTCTTGAGCATTAGGCGCAAATCTTTAGAGTGGGTGGGCCAGAACTGGATGTGCAACTATGAGGGCGACTTTTATCCGATTCGGGCTTTGGCCCAGGTATTTGGGCAAAAAAAAGAAGGCATAGCCGAGCTAGATGCAGAGGCGGAGCTTCAGCTCTTACTTTTGCATTATGGAGGTCAGCGAATGGCCCTTTGGGTAGATCGTTTGCAGCAACAAAAAGAGATTTTTGAACGCAAATTAGCTCCTCCCTTAGACCAGCATCCTTTGTTTAGACGAGCTGCGATTTTGGGCAATGGCGAAGTTTGTTTGCTATTGACCATAGACACACTATTTGAGGACTTCAAGCGAGAACGGGATGCGTAAACAAGAAGAATTTAGTCAGTTGCTATTGGCTGCTGTACCCAAAATGCTGGAGCTTTTGCAGAGCTATAGTGGGAAAAAGGTAAACTACTTGGGCATAGACTGCCTGGACCAACTTCCGGAGGAGGGGAGTTGTTGGCAAACCCAGCTGAAAGGCCCAATTGTAGGCGCATCTTTCTTGCTCATTCCTCAGGCTTGGAAACAAGCCATTTTGGCCCAAGCAGGGGCGGCCGTCCCTGCCGAAATGGAAGAAGCCTTTTTTCTCGAACTGGACAACATCCTTTCGGGGAATTTTTTGGCCAGCTTTGCCGACTATTATGAGGGCTTAATTTATGGTTTACCCCCAGTATTTAAAGACTGGAAAGAGATAAGCGCCGAGAGTTGGTCTTTTCGCTTATCTTTTAGCGCAGAGGGCATCCCCAAGCCGGTCTGTATTTATTGGACCGTAGCTGGGGAACAGCTACCCAAAAATAGGATAAAATAAGCCATGAAGTTTTCTACACCTGCGCCAGCTAGCGATGAAGAACTAGCTGCTTTTATTTCTGCAGTTAAACAGCGTTTTGGTATGGATTTTAGCGGATATGAAGCAAAATCCTTAAAACGAGGACTTTCTCGCCTGATGCTGCGTTATGATTATACCCTACTCACACAGCTTTGGGGACATATTTTGAAGGACCGCCAAATGATTCAACATTATGTAGATGAGTTGATGGTCAATTTAACGGCCTTCTTCAGAAATCCAGAGCTCTGGCGAGGATTAAGAGATGAACTCTTGCCAGAGTTTAAGTCTAGAAGGTCCATGAAGGTTTGGCATGCAGGCTGTTCCTCTGGCGAAGAAGCCTACAGTATGGCGATTTTGCTCAAAGAGAGCTACTTTTTGCAACAGGCCGAAATTTGGGCCTCTGATCTTAGCCAGAAAATGCTGGATCGAGCAAAAAAGGGCTGCTATTATAGCAGTAGCCAAGGCCGCTTTTTTAAAAACTATGAAGAGTTTAGCCCTCGCAATAGGGCCAAAGCTTACGTTACTTTAACAGAAGACCAAAAGGACTTCTGTATGCACCCTAACTTGAAGAAGAAGATTAACTTTTTTCAACACAATCTTGTCCAAGACGATTACCCCCAAGATTTCGACTTGATTTTGTGCCGCAATGTCATGATTTACTTTGACGAGCGGCTCAAAATGAACAGCCTCAAGCGTTTTCATCAAAGCCTCAAGCCAAATGGCTATTTGATTATTGGCTATTATGATGTACTCCCCAAAGCTGGACAAGATTATTTTGAACCCTATTGCTTGAGCCGTCGAATTTATAAAAAGAAGGAATTATTATGATGGTAAGAACCGAAGAAATTGACTCTCTGCTTTCTGGTTTGGCCAATAAATTTGGTGCAGACTTTAAAGGCTATTCCCCAAGTTTTCTAAATGAAAGAGTAGAGTTGCTGATGGAAGAAGAACAGATTAACTCTATTTTTTCGCTTTGGAGCCAAATTTTGCGCAATGCCGATTTGGGCCAAAAAACAATTCGCTTTTTGCAGGCTAGAGATAATAGCTTTTTTCATACCCTTTCTCAATGGCGACACTTTAAGCAGTTGCTAGAAGAAAAAGCAAGCGGAAATCTGCATATTTTGTATATGCAAGTAGGAAGGGGCGAGGGCCTGCACAGTTTGGTCCTTTTGCTAGAGGAAATGGGGCTGTCGGCTAAGATTGAGGCCACAGATGTAGACCCTAGCCTTTTGAAAATTGCCAAAAAAGCAGCGTATACAGATTTAGACAAACAGTTGGCGACTAAGTTTCTAGCGCTATTTCCAAATGGAAATTATAAAAAGTATCTGAGTAGCTCTAGCCCCAACCGTCTTAGCTCGCGTTATCAGAAAAACTTGAGCTATAGCAGCCGAAATTTCTGCAAGATGGTCCCTAGCCGAAATAAATATGATCTCATTATTTGTTCGGAGGTGATTAAACGCTATGATGAACAAAACCGAAAAAAGATTTTAGACCATTGCTATACTGGCCTGAAGAAAAACGGCCTGCTTTGTCTAGGTCTCCAAGATCAAATTACGGATGAAGCGGATTTTATGCCTTTGGGCATGGGGATCTTTCAAGCGAAGTAATTGGTCCAAAAGGAGCAGGCGCAGCCGCCAAGGAAAAATTCCTTGGCGGCTTTTTTTTGCAGGGCCGAGCGAAGCGAGGCCTTGCCGCGCCCAAAGGGCGCAGCCGGCCTAGGGGCCTGTAAGGGGGCCGCGCAGCGGCAGACCAAGGGCGAAGCCCGCAGGGCCGAGCAGACTTGCGAGCCCTGCAAGGGCCCGGCCGCCGAAGGCGGCAGGCCCCAAAAAATCAAAACAGAAAAAGGGACAAAGAAAAACAGTTCTGTATCTTGCGAACTAGGCCCTAGCTACGTTGATAAAAAGTATGGGCCGCCAATGCGCTCTTTCTCTCTGCACAAAAATAAATTATGTCTCGCTTAATATTTTTCTTTTTCTTCTTGGCTTCGCTCCCCTTATTGGCCCAAAAAGGCCGACTCATCGGCCAATTGACCGATGCGCAAACAGGAGAGCCGCTGCCCTCGGCTTCTATCAGTGTGTACCTCAATGATGAACTGCTCATTGGGCTGGTGACGGATATGGATGGCCGATATGACCTGAGTTTGCCCGCTGGTCCTCGGCTCAAACTCATGGCTAGTTATCTGGGTTTTCAACGTTATGAGAAGCGAGGCCTGCGCCTAAAAGAGGAGGAAGTTTTGCGCCTAGATATTGCCCTGCAAACGTTGGATGATGCCGTTCCAGAGGTGATCGTAGAGTCGTTTTCGGATAAGGAAGCAGATGCTTTGCGGGTGTCTAGAGAGGATATTCAGAATATTCCAACGACTACAATGAGCCTAGAGTCGGTGCTTCTGTATACGGCCGTAGGGGTGGCGAATCGCAACGAATTTTCTTCTCAATACTCGGTGCGAGGTGGAAATTATGATGAAAACCTGGTCTATGTCAATGGCTTTGAGATCTATCGCCCACTGCTTATTCGATCGGGCCAACAGGAGGGCCTGAGCTTTCCCAATCCCGATATGCTCGACGAATTGGCCTTTTCTTCTGGGGGCTTTAAGGCTGAGTATGGCGAGAAAATGTCTTCGGTCTTAGATGTCCGCTATCGCCGCCCTAGCCGCTTTGAGGCCAGAGCAAGCGGGAGTTTATTGGGCGGATCGCTCTATTTGGGGGGCAGAACAGAGGGAAATAAAGCCCTGACTTATACGGTGGGCGCCCGCTATAAAACGACCCAGTATTTATTGTCGAGCCTAGATATTAAGGGGGAGTATGTACCCCGATTTTTAGACCTGCAGACCGATTTGATCTATGATTTGGGCAAAAACTGGCAAATAGAAGCCATCGGAAATTATAATACGGCCCAATTTCAACTGATTCCCGAAGAATCGGCTAGCACAAGCGGCTTATACAATTATGCGATACGCCTCAGCTCGCTTTTTGAGGGCCAAGAAATTTCTAGCTTTAATACCTATATGATGGGGACCGCCCTAGCCTATAGCGGAGAGCTGAAGGTCAAAACGGTTCCAGAAAAAAAGCTGACCATTCAAGAAAATAGCCGCCACCGCATCTTATTTTCCAACTACCAATCGCAAGAGGATGAACGCATTGATGTGATCAATAATTATCGCTTGGAGGAGGTGGAAACTGGCCTTGGCGCCGATAACTTTGGCGATGTGGTGGGCACTTTGGCCTATGGCGAAACCCATCAATATGCCCGAAACTACCTGACTGCCAATGTGATTCAGGCCAAATATGTGGGCGCTTATAGCCATGAGCGCTTCAATGACTCGACTTTTACCGAGAGTAAACAGCTCTTAAAATGGGGCCTGACCTATAAAAATGAGTTTATCCGTGATGATCTAAAGGAATGGACCAGCTTCGATTCTTTGGGCTATACCCTCCCTTTTGATACGACGGCCATGCCTATTTTTGAATACATTCGGACCGATACGCAGCTATTGACGCATCGCTTTTCGGCCTTTCTACAAAATACTTGGGAGTATAAAAATGATCAACACTTTTTGCGGACCACCCTCGGCCTAAGGGCCAGTTATTGGAGCCTGAACGAAGAGTTTTTGCTGGCTCCCCGCTTTCAGCTTTATTATAGCCCCCTTTCGCAGCATCATGCCATGAGCGATACGGCCCATTGGAGCAAGGATTTAACCTTTAAATTGGCCGCCGGGGCCTATCATCAACCGCCTTTTTATCGGGAGTTGAGGAATTTGGAGGGCGAAATCAATACTTCGGTCCGCGCACAGAAATCCGTGCATATTTTGGGCGGTGTCGTTTGGGATTTTAGCTGGTATAAGCGCAAATTTAAGCTGATTTCAGAGCTTTATTATAAGCATCAATGGGACCTAATTCCCTATGATGTAGACAATGTTCGGATTCGCTATTATGGCGATAATTTGGCCAAGGGCTATGTTACGGGCTGGGATTTTCGCCTCAATGGCGAGCTGGTCAAGGGCCTAGAATCATGGGTTAATTTCTCTTTG
This genomic interval from Saprospira grandis contains the following:
- a CDS encoding chemotaxis protein CheW, encoding MPKEENQQAYISLDELQQAAQEERKKMSDTTEGPQIQLVSFELGETTYALPISAAKEVLPCPPMAKIPKAQAHIQGVVNVRGEILAAINIFNLLDQKIGAEQKADFFLVLQQKDKKQGLLIPKLPETLKVNLQDLQKADGLFQNNPYIKALFQTPKGIAVLLDIDKI
- a CDS encoding queuosine precursor transporter, yielding MNHIIQYKANRLFLVLGGFFIANAIIAEFIGVKIFSLEASGGFDPLGLMILGYELNLDLTAGVLLWPVVFIMTDVINEYFGAKGVRFLSQGAVVLILYAFLMVFLSIALVPASWWPGSRAGNGGPEDMQVAFQAIFGQGLWIIVGSLTAFLVGQIVDVIVFQRIKRATGESRIWMRATGSTLVSQLIDSFVVLYIAFGLGADWTFDRIIAVGTVNYIYKFTVAILLTPLLYWMHHIIDNYLGKKLADELKDTALIPVKESSSKEGE
- a CDS encoding CheR family methyltransferase, which produces MMVRTEEIDSLLSGLANKFGADFKGYSPSFLNERVELLMEEEQINSIFSLWSQILRNADLGQKTIRFLQARDNSFFHTLSQWRHFKQLLEEKASGNLHILYMQVGRGEGLHSLVLLLEEMGLSAKIEATDVDPSLLKIAKKAAYTDLDKQLATKFLALFPNGNYKKYLSSSSPNRLSSRYQKNLSYSSRNFCKMVPSRNKYDLIICSEVIKRYDEQNRKKILDHCYTGLKKNGLLCLGLQDQITDEADFMPLGMGIFQAK
- the cheB gene encoding chemotaxis-specific protein-glutamate methyltransferase CheB — protein: MTKLPNKPKRILLAEDSAVMRQLIRSWLGTNRGYDIVGQARDGKEAAEMAAKFQPDLVLMDLFMGDYDGLYGVEQIMKSNCPCPILLLSAASQGEELLLKALAAGATDVLAKPSLRNGNLQHFGLELDQKIKAALATNLAQKPQAFASQAKHSFSTDLPYEMLLLGASTGGPATLEFILAQLPENWPLPIVIAQHMPQAFLPAFARRLQKLSKLKVSLAQNGERPKPNQVYLAPGDHHLLLQGTPNDYLFAWSQRRHPSYNYPSVDALFESAAEVIGKTLLGVLLTGMGSDGAKGLLAIKEAGGFTINQDEASSSIYGMPRAAQRIGASRRELSLSAIPPFLVQLLDME
- a CDS encoding response regulator, giving the protein MKKKVLIVDDSLYMRSLILKSFQAAEEEYEVVGQAANGEQAIDLAMLLEPDLITLDNILPDMIGSDILEVFQAEELNAKVIMISAVGQESVIQDCLKLGASAYLVKPFTPEELLEIANKCLNDQTTE
- a CDS encoding CheR family methyltransferase — protein: MKFSTPAPASDEELAAFISAVKQRFGMDFSGYEAKSLKRGLSRLMLRYDYTLLTQLWGHILKDRQMIQHYVDELMVNLTAFFRNPELWRGLRDELLPEFKSRRSMKVWHAGCSSGEEAYSMAILLKESYFLQQAEIWASDLSQKMLDRAKKGCYYSSSQGRFFKNYEEFSPRNRAKAYVTLTEDQKDFCMHPNLKKKINFFQHNLVQDDYPQDFDLILCRNVMIYFDERLKMNSLKRFHQSLKPNGYLIIGYYDVLPKAGQDYFEPYCLSRRIYKKKELL
- a CDS encoding chemotaxis protein CheA, whose product is METGDEYKAIFLAEAEQQQAELEALFLQLEASPERKDLWAPIFRLTHTLKGNAMGLGYEGIAAVSHLLEDYFKALQAGEFPLWPDDIALFLRSSDLLSDLIAAIRTEEKLAYKGFSTKLKVALRKAKKRGNRVEVLPTSEEKEAPKEPAENLSAPRDIRLSDHLKVPIERLTQLLNLVGELSIEKDRLMLEDQQEKGNDYRFLTLHRLSTELQYQIMQLRMSELQLLFAKYPRILSDLCRQTGKKARLEIRGGQTEIDRNLLPVIADALQHLLRNAMSHGIEKPAERLLAGKEEVGTLLLQARTNKDQVVIELTDDGAGVDRKKIEQKLIELGWLTAAQLAKLSDEECFEYLFKSGFSSASELTDLAGRGVGLDAVRNALQSLGGKLSLSTVLGKGSTFCLQMPYSMAMRTVLLFEQDGQSFALPIDMADLVLSIRRKSLEWVGQNWMCNYEGDFYPIRALAQVFGQKKEGIAELDAEAELQLLLLHYGGQRMALWVDRLQQQKEIFERKLAPPLDQHPLFRRAAILGNGEVCLLLTIDTLFEDFKRERDA
- a CDS encoding chromophore lyase CpcT/CpeT, with the translated sequence MQKKQLWAILLLVFALAACTGGKKAGNSLYEKSSKTPEEISKIFNKFDRLKSQLVGHFSNRQQLLEENSAEPPQEFVVVPIFQYDRPGEFWVYLELFSPDMKESPLDQRIEQYVQIDRDSFRQEVYYLKEPEKYINAWKKSKFPKLDIRKDLIKNPACDLTIIHQEHKKGSFKTLMPDEVTCEMLTSTTAARYVDLMYETTDEGYTMWFTFYDKNKQKLKATEGPGLSFLRLNPGDEGYIKVGKN
- a CDS encoding methyl-accepting chemotaxis protein, with the translated sequence MNYQQIYEQLPTPAIILSEDLRIAVVNQAATELLKQEASQLIGEYSSICLPFVPQALQAYRKGERQAKVYELYGLFEGVSHLRVHIQELKNEAETKRYLLFLEDQSEQAQMQAGSQALQLTIDKSFGRIEFDPLGNILYLNDNFAQLMGFNSAQEVIGKHHSIFVSDSYKKSIAYQQFWQSLALGQTQEGEFKRQNIKGEDVWIQAAYTPVKNQEGKVSKIVKIALDITKQKAISLNAEALRETIDSSFGRIEFDPNGNILDVNDNFVQLMGFHHKRELLGHHHSMLVDPDYRNSDKYQQFWADLSMGQKQEGEFRRISKTGKDIFILAAYTPVEDESGRVTKVVKIANDISRQKEVVLEVNRVVAAAGQEGNLGARLKLENASGDWLMLVDSVNMLLESVSTPIGQLGKIIDQLAEGDLTGQFDIEAQGDIRNLSEGINQAILSLNGLLTNTAQIADLLATASEEMLTKGEEMQSTTKEAASATQQMAQGAQQQAQQTDEASKQMDELLKAANLMKQKAELINQAAHKGQSSSSEGLATLKLMVDNMESIRQSAQSTAQSISVLSNRSEEIASTLSIITDIASQTNLLALNAAIEAARAGEAGRGFAVVAEEIRKLAEGSRRSAVNIERIIREVQKDIYAASRAIELMEENVKSGGEASKEAEEVFKDIQESNNQTFSLSESIVYSSNQQKEAIDATVRNIEKIVVVAEETAYGTEQVANSTRVLSQGMNEVSATSKDLAEVATQLQENILKFKLR